A genomic segment from Frateuria edaphi encodes:
- a CDS encoding AMP nucleosidase produces MKDKQAIVSNWLPRYTGTPLEQFGQHILLTNFGLYVDLFAQWHGVEVQGRDRPMPNATADGITLINFGMGSPNAATVMDLLSAVQPHAALFLGKCGGLKKKNQLGDLVLPIAAIRGEGTSGDYLLPEVPALPAFQLQRAVSTMIRDLGHDYWTGTVYTTNRRVWEHDEAFKDYLRRTRCMAVDMETATIFAAGFANKIPCGALLLVSDQPMVPEGVKTEASDRSVTEKYVEAHIRIGIEALKLVRRNGRSVKHLRFEDEMEGD; encoded by the coding sequence ATGAAAGACAAGCAAGCGATCGTCTCCAACTGGCTGCCGCGGTATACCGGCACGCCGCTGGAACAGTTCGGCCAGCACATCCTGCTGACCAATTTCGGCCTGTACGTGGACCTGTTCGCGCAGTGGCATGGCGTGGAAGTGCAGGGCCGTGACCGGCCGATGCCCAACGCCACCGCCGACGGCATCACCCTGATCAACTTCGGCATGGGCAGTCCCAACGCCGCCACGGTGATGGACCTGCTCAGCGCGGTGCAGCCGCACGCGGCGCTGTTCCTGGGCAAGTGCGGCGGCCTCAAGAAGAAGAACCAGCTTGGCGACCTGGTGTTGCCGATCGCCGCGATCCGCGGTGAAGGCACCTCCGGTGACTACCTCCTGCCCGAGGTGCCGGCCCTGCCGGCGTTCCAGCTGCAGCGCGCGGTTTCCACCATGATCCGCGACCTCGGCCACGACTACTGGACCGGGACCGTCTACACCACCAACCGGCGCGTGTGGGAACACGACGAGGCGTTCAAGGACTACCTGCGCCGCACCCGCTGCATGGCGGTGGACATGGAGACGGCGACCATCTTCGCGGCGGGCTTCGCCAACAAGATTCCCTGCGGCGCGCTGCTGCTGGTGTCCGACCAGCCGATGGTCCCCGAGGGCGTCAAGACCGAAGCCAGCGACCGCAGCGTGACCGAGAAGTACGTCGAGGCGCACATCCGCATCGGCATCGAGGCGCTCAAGCTGGTCCGCCGCAACGGGCGCAGCGTCAAGCACCTGCGCTTCGAGGACGAGATGGAAGGCGACTGA